A genomic region of Gemmata massiliana contains the following coding sequences:
- a CDS encoding nucleotide-binding protein, producing MIIVVANSKGGVGKSTLAAHLATWLVEQGHRVTLADCDTQASSSGWVREASPDVHIVRLTGPDEILDTLPHLGRETDYLVADGPGSNTEVSRALLMWADLAVIPCKASMLEVRALAQATSALRHAREIRRALPRAVVVLSMVGKNYRLTRDMREAAAQLGLPLASTALTLRQVYADAPGQGAVVWNMGARGREADTEIRTLFAELLPQARRRRAGRARAALTNA from the coding sequence ATGATTATCGTCGTTGCAAATTCGAAGGGTGGAGTTGGGAAGTCGACTCTGGCCGCGCACCTCGCCACTTGGCTCGTGGAGCAGGGGCACCGCGTGACCCTCGCCGACTGCGACACCCAGGCGTCCAGTTCCGGATGGGTGCGCGAGGCCTCACCCGATGTCCACATCGTGCGTCTGACCGGACCCGACGAGATCCTCGACACGCTCCCGCACCTGGGGCGCGAGACCGACTACCTGGTTGCCGACGGGCCCGGGAGCAACACCGAAGTGAGCCGGGCCCTGCTCATGTGGGCCGATCTGGCCGTGATCCCGTGCAAGGCGTCCATGCTCGAGGTCCGCGCGCTCGCCCAGGCCACGAGCGCCCTCCGCCACGCCCGGGAAATCCGCCGCGCGCTGCCCCGGGCCGTCGTCGTGCTCTCGATGGTGGGGAAGAATTACCGCCTCACCCGGGACATGCGCGAGGCCGCTGCCCAGTTGGGCCTGCCCCTGGCCTCGACCGCACTGACCCTGCGCCAAGTGTACGCGGACGCACCCGGCCAAGGGGCCGTGGTGTGGAACATGGGCGCTCGCGGGCGCGAGGCCGACACCGAGATCCGGACCCTGTTCGCCGAGTTGTTGCCCCAAGCGCGCCGGCGCCGGGCGGGGCGGGCCCGGGCCGCACTGACCAACGCATAA
- a CDS encoding DUF2171 domain-containing protein produces the protein MSDIKDKVSNAAHAVADAAKNVGHKIAEGASEAAAYVKEKAGFGCADKGENQGVAGIREHMEVYASCGKKVGVVDHLEGSAIKLTKSDSPDGQHHFVPTAWVGRVHEDHVHLTKNSAETEKGWKSDAAACASCAG, from the coding sequence ATGTCGGACATCAAAGATAAGGTCTCGAACGCCGCCCACGCCGTCGCCGACGCGGCCAAGAACGTCGGGCACAAGATCGCCGAGGGCGCGTCCGAAGCCGCGGCCTACGTGAAGGAGAAGGCCGGGTTCGGGTGCGCCGATAAGGGCGAGAACCAGGGCGTGGCCGGGATCAGGGAGCACATGGAGGTGTACGCCTCTTGTGGCAAGAAGGTGGGCGTGGTCGACCACCTCGAAGGCAGCGCGATCAAGCTGACCAAGAGTGACAGCCCGGACGGGCAGCACCACTTCGTACCGACCGCGTGGGTGGGCCGGGTCCACGAGGACCACGTTCACCTCACCAAGAACTCCGCCGAAACCGAAAAGGGGTGGAAGAGTGACGCGGCGGCGTGCGCGAGTTGCGCGGGCTGA
- a CDS encoding MgtC/SapB family protein, which translates to MGAIVDGVVTEFSDLSAVQAVQLALRLVIAAVLGGLIGRDREKAGKAAGVRTHLLVSVGAAAFVAVPQQSGATAADVTRILQGLVAGIGFLGAGCIWKDDTEGRVEGLTTAAGLWLTAAVGAAAGMGRELSALLVGLTGLFALSVLGHGHNAPVPQDKNRSARE; encoded by the coding sequence ATGGGCGCTATCGTGGACGGGGTGGTGACGGAGTTCTCGGACCTGTCGGCGGTCCAGGCCGTTCAACTGGCTTTGAGGCTGGTGATCGCCGCCGTACTGGGCGGGCTGATCGGGCGCGACCGGGAGAAGGCGGGCAAGGCGGCGGGGGTTCGCACCCACCTCCTGGTATCGGTCGGCGCGGCGGCGTTCGTGGCGGTGCCCCAACAGTCCGGGGCGACGGCGGCGGACGTCACGCGGATCCTGCAAGGCCTGGTCGCCGGGATCGGGTTCCTGGGCGCCGGGTGCATCTGGAAGGACGACACCGAGGGCCGGGTCGAGGGGCTCACCACGGCCGCGGGGCTGTGGCTCACCGCGGCGGTCGGGGCGGCCGCCGGCATGGGGCGAGAGCTGTCGGCGCTCCTGGTCGGGCTCACCGGGTTGTTCGCCCTGTCGGTGCTCGGCCACGGGCACAACGCACCGGTTCCGCAGGACAAGAACCGGTCAGCTCGCGAGTGA
- a CDS encoding DEAD/DEAH box helicase family protein has product MLARFAGFGPVALSLFPNPATGRYKDESWAALGAELQALLAPEEYASAKRTTFNAFYTAPVVITAMHAALTRLGIPDGALVLEPGCGTGNFLLPGKRYIGVELDSTSGRIARALHPDQDVRIENFADTKLPELDAVIGNVPFADVKLGHRGEKFALHDYFFAKSVDALRPGGVLALVTSHFTLDKQNAALREYLADRADFLGAVRLPSDAFAREGTAVVTDIVFLRKRALDEPPNHADPEWLAIQATDIDGTTVPINRYFLKHPEMVLGTFSSRDSLYGTGYSVTSAGDLAESLNWALEHLPRFAPLARRAPPEAPTAFVAPPPEHHVTEGSFFVRDGRVHQVLDGRSVPVTYGGSELWATGSLVGRRVAALVELRDQARRVLRSQNEDRPEPERRHVRRDLNTAYDRFVSAFGPINKTTFSTTADGSVVRRMPNLVKFRDDPDAMLVMALEEYDEVTGEAQKAPILLRDVVGRTPPVTSVASAEEGLLVALNQRGAVDLPYIAQLYGRSEDAVTAELGELIFRDPGTGSWETADAYLSGNVRAKLAAAEHAGPDYARNAEALRAVQPEDVLPGDIDANLGVPWVPVEDVRAFAAELFGVEPSALTVAHLATDAVWSVAGDWAAQNAVAATSDYGTARANGVWLLDLALNMKAPVLYDPDPTDPDKRVVNPEETLAAKEKQKLIKDRFRSWAFAEPARAERLVRVYNDAFNNLRPRQFDGSHLDFPGMSAGITLRPHQRDAVWRAVAGGNTLLAHVVGAGKSYVMAATAMKLRQAGLAHKPLVAVPNHLLEQFAREFQQLYPNAKLLVAGKDDFTRDRRKYLTARIASGDWDAVLVTHSSFERIGMSRAFQERFLRDQIAEYDRLLADRAAEAYSRAKRNLIKTIEKQKAARAAKLKDLLAADKKDDGLVFDELGVDHVLVDEAHAFKNLEVATKMDRVAGVQTGGSERAFDLLMKCRYLHERNPGRGVVFATGTPVSNTMVELYTLQRYLDPDGLAARGIGHFDAWAATFGEVVEALEIAPDGKTLKPRTRFARFVNLPELQHLFRAFADVQTAETLNLPRPALEGGKPIVVACPMSGEQRALQDELVARYERVRSQKIDPRVDNALAITTDGRKLALDARMLSPTAPAAAGAKISALIENVVAVWTRTAGTRGTQIVFCDLGIEPTAWGFSVYDTVTENLAARGIPREQIASIGSANSDAKKQALFERVRAGTVRVLLGSTQKLGTGTNVQARLAALHHLDAPWKPAEVEQREGRILRQGNTNAEVAVYRYVTEGSFDSFMWQALETKARFIAQVMTGQSGARRAEDVGTQELSFAEVKAIASGNPAVLTLAEADAELQRLGVLRRGHADEQFRARRRVRELPQTIERLDRRRAALTADAATVSGGDPGALVIGGRSAGPKDAVAALAGALARLPERVPETRAFALGRYRGLAFGIELHPVGAADAYLEGRTVRKTALARESHGARAVLNALARLAGSYEDACAEVERDRALAETQLRGYEARLGLPFAHGAYLDELTDLRDRLRVALSDHPVADEPTAAELAERVAAMKIAQAIEIAPVRDRSVAAPPEASHVPAPTETAPGPNVAPEIAPAVPDAPPPSDDEGESAGLLRARIKPTGTQLGLF; this is encoded by the coding sequence GTGCTGGCCCGGTTCGCGGGGTTCGGGCCGGTCGCGCTGTCGCTGTTTCCCAACCCGGCCACCGGCCGGTACAAGGACGAGTCGTGGGCCGCGCTCGGCGCGGAGTTGCAGGCCCTACTGGCACCCGAAGAGTACGCGTCGGCGAAGCGCACCACGTTCAACGCGTTCTACACGGCCCCGGTGGTCATCACCGCGATGCACGCGGCCCTGACCCGGCTCGGGATCCCGGACGGGGCGCTGGTGCTCGAGCCCGGGTGCGGGACCGGGAACTTCCTACTCCCGGGCAAGCGCTACATCGGGGTCGAGCTCGACAGCACCTCGGGCCGGATCGCCCGGGCGCTCCACCCGGACCAGGACGTCCGGATCGAGAACTTCGCCGACACCAAGCTCCCCGAACTCGACGCGGTGATCGGCAACGTCCCGTTTGCCGATGTCAAACTGGGCCACCGCGGCGAAAAATTCGCGCTGCACGACTATTTCTTCGCCAAGTCGGTCGACGCGCTCCGACCCGGCGGGGTCCTCGCGCTGGTCACGAGCCACTTTACGCTCGACAAGCAGAACGCCGCGCTCCGCGAGTACCTGGCGGACCGGGCCGACTTCTTGGGCGCGGTCCGGCTCCCGTCGGACGCGTTCGCGCGCGAGGGCACGGCCGTCGTCACCGACATCGTGTTCCTGCGCAAGCGGGCTCTCGACGAGCCCCCGAACCACGCCGATCCCGAGTGGCTCGCGATCCAAGCGACCGACATCGACGGCACCACGGTTCCGATCAACCGCTACTTCTTGAAGCACCCCGAGATGGTGCTCGGCACGTTCAGCAGCCGGGACTCGCTTTACGGTACCGGGTACAGCGTCACCTCCGCCGGCGACCTGGCCGAATCGTTGAACTGGGCCCTCGAGCACCTCCCGCGCTTCGCCCCGCTCGCCCGCCGAGCGCCGCCCGAGGCACCGACCGCGTTCGTCGCGCCCCCGCCCGAGCACCACGTCACCGAGGGCAGCTTCTTCGTCCGCGACGGGCGCGTGCACCAGGTTCTGGACGGCCGATCCGTTCCGGTCACCTACGGGGGCTCCGAGTTGTGGGCCACCGGCTCCCTGGTCGGGCGCCGCGTCGCCGCGCTCGTCGAGCTGCGCGATCAGGCGCGCCGCGTGCTCCGATCCCAGAACGAGGACCGGCCCGAACCCGAGCGCCGGCATGTACGGCGCGACCTCAACACCGCCTACGATCGGTTCGTGTCGGCCTTCGGGCCGATTAACAAGACGACCTTCAGTACCACGGCCGACGGTTCGGTGGTGCGCCGGATGCCCAACCTGGTGAAGTTCCGGGACGACCCGGACGCCATGCTGGTCATGGCCCTGGAAGAATACGACGAGGTCACCGGTGAAGCACAAAAGGCCCCGATCCTGCTCCGGGACGTGGTCGGGCGGACCCCGCCGGTCACGTCCGTCGCCAGCGCCGAGGAGGGGTTGCTCGTCGCACTCAACCAGCGCGGCGCGGTGGACCTGCCGTACATCGCCCAACTCTATGGGCGGTCCGAGGATGCGGTGACCGCGGAACTCGGCGAACTGATCTTTCGCGATCCCGGAACCGGTTCGTGGGAGACCGCCGACGCGTACCTGTCGGGTAACGTCCGGGCCAAACTCGCGGCCGCGGAACACGCCGGACCGGACTACGCGCGCAACGCGGAGGCCCTGCGCGCGGTGCAGCCCGAGGACGTGCTCCCGGGCGACATCGACGCGAACCTGGGGGTCCCGTGGGTCCCGGTCGAAGACGTCCGGGCGTTCGCGGCCGAGCTGTTCGGGGTCGAACCGTCGGCCCTCACCGTGGCGCACCTGGCCACGGACGCGGTGTGGAGCGTCGCGGGCGACTGGGCCGCGCAGAACGCGGTCGCCGCGACGAGCGACTACGGGACCGCGCGGGCCAACGGGGTGTGGCTCCTGGACCTGGCGCTCAACATGAAGGCCCCGGTGCTCTACGACCCGGACCCCACCGACCCCGACAAGCGGGTCGTCAACCCGGAGGAGACACTCGCGGCCAAGGAGAAGCAGAAGCTGATCAAGGACCGGTTCCGCAGTTGGGCGTTCGCCGAACCCGCTCGCGCCGAGCGCCTGGTCCGGGTGTACAACGACGCGTTCAACAACCTGCGCCCCCGGCAGTTCGACGGGAGCCACCTGGACTTCCCGGGGATGAGTGCCGGGATCACCCTGCGCCCGCACCAGCGGGACGCGGTGTGGCGCGCGGTGGCCGGGGGCAATACGCTCCTGGCGCACGTGGTCGGGGCCGGGAAGTCCTACGTCATGGCCGCGACCGCGATGAAGCTGCGCCAGGCCGGGCTCGCCCACAAGCCCCTGGTCGCGGTCCCCAACCACCTGCTCGAGCAGTTCGCGCGCGAGTTCCAGCAGCTGTACCCCAACGCGAAGCTCCTGGTCGCGGGCAAGGACGACTTCACCCGGGACCGGCGCAAGTACCTGACCGCCCGGATCGCGAGCGGGGACTGGGACGCGGTCCTCGTGACCCACTCGAGCTTCGAGCGGATCGGGATGTCGCGGGCGTTCCAGGAGCGGTTCCTGCGGGACCAGATCGCCGAGTACGACCGGCTGCTCGCGGACCGGGCCGCCGAAGCGTACTCGAGGGCCAAGCGCAACCTGATCAAGACCATCGAGAAGCAGAAGGCGGCGCGCGCGGCCAAGCTCAAGGACCTGCTCGCGGCCGACAAGAAGGACGACGGGCTCGTGTTCGACGAGCTCGGGGTGGACCACGTGCTCGTGGACGAGGCGCACGCCTTCAAGAACCTCGAGGTCGCGACCAAGATGGACCGGGTCGCGGGGGTCCAGACCGGGGGCTCGGAGCGCGCGTTCGACCTGCTGATGAAGTGCCGGTACCTGCACGAGCGGAACCCGGGGCGCGGGGTCGTGTTCGCGACCGGGACGCCCGTGTCGAACACGATGGTCGAGCTGTACACGCTCCAGCGGTACCTGGACCCGGACGGGCTCGCGGCCCGCGGGATCGGGCACTTCGACGCCTGGGCCGCGACGTTCGGGGAGGTCGTCGAAGCCCTCGAGATCGCCCCGGACGGGAAGACCCTCAAGCCCCGGACCCGGTTCGCCAGGTTCGTCAACCTGCCCGAACTCCAGCACCTGTTCCGCGCGTTCGCGGACGTGCAGACGGCCGAGACGCTGAACCTCCCGCGCCCGGCCCTGGAGGGGGGCAAGCCGATCGTGGTCGCGTGCCCGATGTCCGGCGAGCAGCGCGCGCTCCAGGACGAGCTGGTCGCGCGGTACGAGCGCGTCCGGAGCCAGAAGATCGACCCGCGCGTGGACAACGCGCTGGCGATCACCACCGACGGGCGCAAGCTGGCGCTCGACGCCCGGATGCTGTCCCCGACCGCGCCCGCCGCGGCGGGCGCCAAAATCAGCGCCCTGATCGAGAACGTGGTCGCCGTCTGGACGCGCACGGCCGGAACCCGGGGCACGCAGATCGTGTTCTGCGACCTGGGTATCGAGCCGACCGCCTGGGGGTTCTCGGTGTACGACACCGTCACCGAGAACCTGGCCGCACGCGGGATCCCGCGCGAACAAATTGCTTCGATCGGGAGTGCGAACTCGGACGCGAAGAAGCAGGCCCTGTTCGAGCGGGTCCGGGCCGGAACCGTGCGCGTGCTCCTGGGGAGCACCCAGAAGCTCGGCACGGGCACCAACGTGCAGGCGCGCCTGGCCGCGCTGCACCACCTGGACGCCCCGTGGAAGCCGGCCGAGGTGGAGCAGCGCGAGGGCCGGATCCTGCGCCAGGGGAACACCAACGCCGAGGTCGCGGTGTACCGGTACGTGACCGAGGGGAGCTTCGATTCGTTCATGTGGCAGGCCCTCGAAACGAAGGCGCGGTTCATCGCGCAGGTGATGACCGGGCAATCGGGGGCGCGCCGGGCCGAGGACGTGGGCACCCAGGAGCTCAGCTTCGCCGAGGTCAAGGCGATCGCGTCGGGGAACCCGGCGGTGCTCACCCTGGCCGAGGCGGACGCCGAGCTGCAGCGCCTCGGGGTGCTGCGCCGGGGTCACGCGGACGAGCAGTTCCGGGCCCGGCGCCGGGTGCGCGAGTTGCCCCAAACGATCGAACGGCTCGACCGGCGTCGGGCGGCCCTGACGGCCGACGCGGCGACGGTGTCGGGCGGCGATCCCGGCGCGCTCGTCATCGGCGGTCGGAGCGCGGGGCCGAAGGACGCGGTTGCCGCGCTGGCGGGCGCGCTCGCCCGTCTGCCCGAACGGGTTCCCGAAACCCGGGCGTTCGCGCTCGGGCGGTACCGGGGGCTCGCGTTCGGCATCGAGTTGCACCCCGTCGGAGCGGCGGACGCGTACCTCGAAGGGCGGACGGTGCGGAAAACCGCGCTCGCCCGGGAGTCGCACGGAGCACGGGCCGTACTGAACGCCCTGGCCCGGCTGGCCGGGTCCTACGAGGACGCGTGCGCCGAGGTGGAGCGAGACCGCGCCCTGGCGGAAACCCAGCTGCGCGGGTACGAGGCCCGGCTCGGCCTCCCGTTCGCCCACGGCGCGTACCTGGACGAACTGACGGACCTGCGGGACCGGCTCCGGGTCGCGCTTTCGGACCACCCGGTCGCGGACGAGCCCACGGCCGCGGAACTGGCCGAGCGGGTCGCGGCCATGAAAATCGCGCAGGCCATCGAAATCGCGCCCGTTCGGGACCGTTCGGTCGCGGCGCCGCCCGAAGCGTCTCACGTTCCCGCACCGACCGAAACGGCGCCCGGGCCGAACGTGGCACCCGAAATCGCGCCGGCGGTGCCCGACGCACCCCCTCCGAGCGACGACGAGGGCGAGTCCGCGGGCTTGTTGCGCGCCCGGATCAAACCGACCGGCACCCAGTTGGGCCTGTTCTGA
- a CDS encoding (2Fe-2S)-binding protein gives MHSPTATAGAVPLTLTVNGTERRLDVQPWVTLLDLLRERCDLTGTKKGCDHGQCGACTVLVDGKRVNSCLTLAVMKDGAEVTTVEGLAAGDALHPLQQAFVDHDAFQCGYCTPGQICSAVGLLAEGKARNAGEVRELMSGNVCRCGAYPNIVAAIEQVRAGGGR, from the coding sequence ATGCATAGTCCTACAGCCACAGCGGGGGCCGTTCCACTGACGCTGACCGTCAACGGTACCGAGCGCCGGCTCGACGTTCAGCCGTGGGTGACCCTGCTCGACCTTCTCCGGGAACGGTGCGACCTGACGGGTACCAAGAAGGGGTGCGACCACGGGCAGTGCGGGGCGTGTACGGTCCTGGTCGACGGCAAGCGGGTCAACTCGTGCCTGACCCTCGCCGTCATGAAGGACGGGGCGGAGGTGACGACGGTCGAGGGGCTGGCCGCGGGTGACGCGCTGCACCCGCTCCAGCAGGCGTTCGTCGACCACGACGCGTTCCAGTGCGGGTACTGCACCCCGGGCCAGATCTGCTCCGCCGTCGGGCTGCTGGCCGAGGGGAAGGCGCGGAACGCCGGCGAGGTGCGCGAGCTGATGAGCGGGAACGTGTGCCGGTGCGGGGCGTACCCGAACATCGTCGCTGCGATCGAGCAGGTCCGGGCGGGGGGCGGTCGATGA
- a CDS encoding FAD binding domain-containing protein, with amino-acid sequence MNNFTYARAGSVSEAVAAAGTAGSAFVAGGTNLIDLMKENVARPLHLIDVNRLPLKGIESLPGGGLRLGALATNADTAYHPEVRRRYPLLSEAILAGASAQLRNMATDGGNLLQRTRCYYFYDTGTPCNKRAPGSGCGALAGVNRIHAILGASDQCIATHPSDMCVALAALGAVVRVTGPGGDREIPFADFHRLPGDTPHVDTNLATGELVTAIDLPPKGFAAHFEYVKVRDRQSYAFALVSVAVGLELDGGTIKDARVALGGVAHKPWRDPAAEALLVDKPPTADGYRPVADALLAGAKGYGHNTFKIELARRAVVRALTRAAGTEGRT; translated from the coding sequence ATGAACAATTTCACCTACGCCCGAGCCGGGTCGGTGAGCGAGGCCGTGGCCGCCGCCGGGACCGCGGGCAGCGCGTTCGTCGCGGGCGGCACGAACCTGATCGACCTGATGAAGGAGAACGTCGCCCGGCCACTGCACCTGATCGACGTGAATCGCCTGCCGCTGAAGGGGATCGAGAGCCTGCCCGGCGGAGGGCTGCGGCTCGGGGCGCTGGCGACGAACGCCGATACCGCCTACCATCCCGAGGTCCGGCGACGGTACCCGCTGCTGTCCGAGGCCATCCTGGCCGGCGCGTCCGCCCAGTTGCGAAATATGGCGACCGACGGCGGCAACCTGCTCCAGCGGACCCGGTGCTACTACTTCTACGACACCGGCACCCCGTGCAACAAGCGCGCGCCCGGGTCCGGGTGCGGGGCGCTCGCCGGCGTCAACCGCATCCACGCGATCTTGGGGGCGAGCGACCAGTGCATCGCCACCCACCCGTCCGACATGTGCGTCGCCCTCGCGGCGCTGGGGGCCGTGGTCCGGGTGACCGGGCCGGGCGGCGACCGGGAGATCCCCTTCGCCGACTTCCACCGGCTGCCCGGGGACACGCCGCACGTCGACACGAACCTCGCGACCGGGGAACTCGTCACCGCCATCGACCTGCCGCCGAAGGGGTTCGCCGCCCACTTCGAATACGTCAAGGTGCGGGACCGGCAGTCCTACGCCTTCGCCCTCGTCTCCGTGGCCGTCGGGCTGGAACTGGACGGCGGGACGATCAAGGACGCGCGGGTCGCGCTGGGCGGGGTGGCGCACAAGCCGTGGCGCGATCCGGCGGCCGAGGCCCTGCTCGTCGACAAGCCGCCGACGGCCGACGGTTACCGTCCGGTCGCCGATGCCCTTCTGGCCGGGGCCAAGGGGTACGGGCACAACACGTTCAAGATCGAACTGGCCCGCCGGGCGGTCGTGCGGGCACTGACCCGGGCCGCCGGCACGGAGGGGCGCACGTGA
- a CDS encoding xanthine dehydrogenase family protein molybdopterin-binding subunit, with protein sequence MTVPDPLKPSGGPVGKPVSRVDGPLKVTGAAKYAAEFRAEGMLYGVVVSAAVARGAIETIDAAAALAVPGVVRVFTHENRPRTAWFDSKWRDEVAPPGSPFRPLYDEHVHYSGQPVALVVADTFEAARYAASLVTVACSAGAHETDLKAARAKAATPPKFRMSTDEPAPRGNADRALKAAAVRVDAEYTQPAEFHNPMEAHATTAVYESDGALTVYDKIQGAANSQTFVCNVFGLAKEKVRVVSPFVGGAFGSGLRPQYQLFLAVMGALELKRPVRVVLTRQQMFTFGHRPETLQSVSLGAGADGALQAIAHEAVAETSRYEDYTENLVNWSGMAYRCDHVKLGYKLAKLDVATPCDMRAPGATTGVFALECAMDELAHAAGVDPVELRLRNYAEKDQVNDRPYSSKELRACYREGAAKFGWAARNPVPRSTRRGTALVGWGMAGGMWDAFQQPASARAVLSADGTLTASSATADIGTGTYTVMTQIAAEALGLPVEAVAFKLGDSSLPAAPIEGGSWTVSSVGTAVKAACDGVREEALALARKLEDSPLAKAELEDVIFADGHIGLKTDASKRLALADVLKRSGVAAVEKTVEAVPNLVKQQPYSRAAHGAAFVEVEVDEDFGTVKVTRVVSAVAAGRIINPKTARSQILGAVVWGIGMALHEAAAVDHALGRVMNHNYGEYHVPVHADVPDIGVIFVDEPDDVVNPLGAKGVGEIGIVGVAAAVANAVFHATGKRVRDLPITLDKLL encoded by the coding sequence ATCACCGTACCGGACCCGTTGAAGCCGAGCGGCGGTCCCGTCGGCAAACCAGTGAGCCGCGTGGACGGCCCGCTCAAGGTGACCGGGGCGGCCAAGTACGCGGCCGAGTTCCGCGCCGAAGGAATGCTGTACGGCGTGGTCGTGTCGGCCGCCGTCGCGAGAGGTGCGATCGAGACGATCGACGCCGCGGCGGCGCTGGCCGTGCCCGGCGTGGTCCGCGTCTTCACCCACGAGAACCGGCCCCGCACGGCGTGGTTCGACAGCAAGTGGCGCGACGAGGTCGCGCCGCCCGGCTCGCCGTTCCGCCCGCTGTACGACGAGCACGTCCACTACAGCGGCCAGCCGGTCGCGCTGGTCGTGGCCGACACGTTCGAGGCCGCCCGGTACGCCGCCTCGCTGGTGACAGTCGCCTGCTCCGCGGGGGCGCACGAGACCGACCTGAAGGCGGCCCGGGCGAAGGCCGCGACGCCGCCGAAGTTCCGCATGTCGACCGACGAGCCGGCCCCCCGCGGCAACGCCGACAGGGCCCTGAAGGCGGCCGCCGTGCGGGTGGACGCCGAGTACACCCAGCCGGCCGAGTTCCACAACCCGATGGAGGCGCACGCCACCACCGCGGTGTACGAGAGCGACGGCGCGCTCACCGTGTACGACAAGATCCAGGGGGCGGCCAACAGCCAGACGTTCGTGTGCAACGTCTTCGGGCTGGCGAAGGAGAAGGTGCGGGTCGTCTCCCCGTTCGTCGGTGGCGCGTTCGGGTCGGGGCTGCGCCCCCAGTACCAACTGTTCCTGGCGGTCATGGGCGCGCTCGAGCTGAAGCGGCCGGTGCGGGTGGTGCTCACCCGCCAGCAGATGTTCACCTTCGGGCACCGGCCCGAGACCCTCCAGTCCGTATCGCTCGGGGCCGGTGCCGACGGGGCGCTCCAGGCGATCGCGCACGAGGCCGTGGCCGAGACGTCGCGGTACGAGGACTACACCGAGAACCTCGTCAACTGGTCGGGCATGGCGTACCGGTGCGACCACGTCAAACTCGGGTACAAACTGGCCAAGCTGGACGTGGCCACGCCGTGCGACATGCGGGCGCCCGGCGCGACGACCGGCGTCTTCGCGCTGGAGTGCGCGATGGACGAGCTGGCCCACGCGGCCGGCGTCGACCCGGTCGAGCTGCGGCTGCGGAACTACGCCGAGAAGGACCAGGTGAACGACCGGCCGTACTCCAGCAAGGAGCTGCGGGCGTGTTACCGCGAGGGGGCGGCGAAGTTCGGGTGGGCGGCCCGCAACCCGGTACCGCGTTCGACCCGCCGGGGCACCGCCCTCGTCGGCTGGGGCATGGCGGGCGGCATGTGGGACGCGTTCCAGCAGCCCGCCAGTGCCCGGGCGGTGCTGTCCGCCGACGGGACGCTCACGGCCAGCAGCGCGACCGCCGACATCGGGACCGGAACCTATACGGTGATGACCCAGATCGCCGCCGAGGCGCTCGGCCTGCCGGTCGAGGCGGTCGCGTTCAAGTTGGGCGACTCGTCGCTGCCCGCCGCGCCGATCGAGGGCGGGTCGTGGACCGTGTCGTCGGTCGGGACGGCGGTCAAGGCGGCGTGCGACGGGGTACGGGAGGAGGCGCTCGCCCTCGCCCGCAAGCTCGAGGATTCGCCGCTGGCAAAGGCCGAGCTCGAGGACGTGATTTTCGCCGACGGTCACATCGGCCTCAAGACCGATGCGTCGAAGCGGCTCGCCCTCGCGGACGTGCTGAAGCGGTCCGGGGTCGCCGCGGTCGAGAAGACCGTGGAGGCCGTGCCGAACCTGGTGAAGCAGCAGCCGTACTCGCGGGCCGCCCACGGGGCGGCCTTCGTCGAGGTCGAGGTGGACGAGGACTTCGGCACGGTCAAGGTGACGCGGGTGGTGAGTGCGGTGGCCGCCGGGCGGATCATCAACCCGAAGACGGCCCGCAGTCAGATCCTCGGGGCGGTCGTATGGGGCATCGGAATGGCCCTCCACGAGGCGGCGGCGGTCGACCACGCCCTGGGCCGGGTGATGAACCACAACTACGGCGAGTACCACGTCCCCGTCCACGCCGACGTGCCCGACATCGGCGTCATCTTCGTGGACGAGCCGGACGATGTGGTGAACCCGCTCGGCGCCAAGGGGGTGGGGGAGATCGGCATCGTCGGGGTGGCCGCGGCGGTCGCCAACGCGGTCTTCCACGCCACCGGCAAGCGGGTGCGGGACCTTCCGATCACCTTGGACAAGCTGCTGTAA